One stretch of Verrucomicrobiia bacterium DNA includes these proteins:
- a CDS encoding proteasome accessory factor PafA2 family protein translates to MDTLPILFGIETEYGIARDGADELDVVQESIDLVRSATIAGVRQRWDYSAEDPHLDMRGFRVMELRQDYDEANYTRQDEERELSFEEIKSDLVLPNGARFYNDHAHPEYCTPECRSFADIVLQDRAGERIVEACAQKLSERREAKVRVYKNNTDFWGHSYGCHENYLLPRSLVWATLAEGMEAFLVTRQIFAGAGKFGIEAEDSFEGPGFQIAQRSDFFSELQSVDTMQRRPIINTRDEPHANALLYRRFHVIIGDANMSPFATRLKVGTTALVLEALVLDPKKRHPRLDDPLLALPVISQDLSYKWEVKLRGGVPSTALEIQRHYLECVKAVCDLSSVERIELVKDWETALNDLEQDYRRCRDRLDWVAKLMLVREFQAAENVSNDDPWLRSLDLAYHLVDEAEGLHAGLEHAGVMIGVPEEKAVMAAVNQPPKDTRAWIRGKCVAKFTDAVISAQWDHVTLQGSRGRLRISLLDLFAPEDILRYAQCIERAVTPDDLQAIAET, encoded by the coding sequence ATGGACACGCTGCCGATTTTGTTTGGGATTGAGACGGAGTATGGCATCGCGCGGGATGGCGCTGATGAACTGGATGTCGTGCAGGAATCCATCGATCTCGTCCGCAGCGCGACTATCGCCGGTGTGCGGCAGCGCTGGGATTATTCAGCGGAAGATCCGCATCTGGACATGCGCGGTTTTCGCGTGATGGAACTCAGGCAGGATTACGACGAGGCGAACTACACCCGGCAGGACGAAGAACGTGAACTGAGCTTCGAGGAGATCAAGAGCGACTTGGTGCTGCCGAATGGTGCACGTTTCTACAACGACCACGCGCATCCCGAATACTGCACGCCGGAATGCCGTTCCTTTGCGGACATCGTGCTGCAAGACCGGGCAGGGGAACGTATCGTAGAGGCGTGTGCACAGAAACTTTCTGAGCGACGTGAAGCGAAGGTGCGGGTGTATAAGAACAACACGGATTTCTGGGGGCATAGCTACGGTTGCCATGAGAATTATCTGCTGCCACGTTCGCTAGTGTGGGCGACTTTAGCCGAAGGGATGGAAGCGTTTCTCGTCACACGGCAGATCTTTGCGGGCGCGGGCAAGTTTGGCATCGAAGCGGAGGATTCGTTCGAGGGCCCTGGATTTCAGATCGCTCAGCGTAGTGATTTCTTTAGTGAGTTGCAGAGCGTGGATACGATGCAGCGTCGGCCCATCATCAACACGCGCGATGAGCCGCACGCGAATGCACTCTTGTATCGGCGATTCCATGTCATCATCGGTGATGCGAATATGTCGCCCTTTGCCACGCGCTTGAAGGTTGGCACGACAGCACTGGTGTTGGAAGCACTCGTGCTGGATCCGAAAAAGCGTCATCCGCGATTGGATGATCCGTTGCTGGCTCTCCCTGTTATCTCGCAGGATTTAAGCTATAAATGGGAAGTGAAGTTGCGCGGTGGTGTGCCTAGCACGGCGTTGGAGATTCAGCGGCACTACTTGGAATGCGTGAAGGCGGTATGTGACTTGAGTTCGGTTGAGCGCATAGAATTGGTCAAGGATTGGGAGACGGCCTTGAATGATTTGGAGCAGGATTACCGGCGTTGCCGCGACCGTCTGGACTGGGTGGCGAAGCTGATGTTGGTCCGTGAGTTTCAAGCGGCGGAGAATGTGTCGAATGATGATCCTTGGTTGCGCAGCTTGGACTTGGCTTATCACTTGGTAGATGAGGCGGAGGGATTGCATGCGGGCTTGGAACACGCTGGGGTGATGATTGGTGTGCCGGAGGAAAAGGCGGTGATGGCCGCTGTTAATCAACCGCCCAAGGACACTCGGGCATGGATACGAGGCAAGTGCGTGGCGAAGTTCACGGATGCCGTCATCTCCGCCCAGTGGGACCATGTGACGCTCCAAGGCAGCCGGGGGCGCTTGCGCATTTCGTTGCTGGATTTATTCGCGCCGGAAGACATTTTGCGCTATGCTCAATGCATAGAGCGGGCGGTGACGCCTGATGACCTGCAAGCCATTGCGGAGACATGA
- a CDS encoding ubiquitin-like protein UBact, protein MPDQSQKQRPTGPSPGGGGGEGPREPQVEKPSTEELLKRMRKVDPDQARRYRQRTGQ, encoded by the coding sequence ATGCCTGATCAAAGCCAGAAACAACGGCCGACCGGCCCTTCACCGGGTGGCGGCGGAGGCGAGGGGCCACGGGAACCTCAAGTGGAAAAGCCAAGCACGGAGGAACTTCTGAAGCGCATGCGCAAGGTCGATCCCGACCAGGCGCGGCGCTATCGGCAACGCACCGGCCAATGA
- a CDS encoding proteasome subunit alpha, with translation MNTGIAGDFLGLLAQHNLRPLSAEASSRAPEQTHSTTVFAFRFRDGVLVAGDRRATAGNIIVADDVNKIIEIDRSSVLAIAGVPAMAFEMARAMQVSFAYYRRSQLQPLSLEAKVRALARLLRENLPLTLQGVGVVAPVFATVETQGDRIVPRIYFYDPLGAQFEAVSFAASGSGSGTVRSVLSFQERFGEVKPSTMTLKQAIRFAHNVLTVASEFDAATGGVDPTRTLWPILKVLDDKGVRDVQSTEHQAAQKEGA, from the coding sequence ATGAACACCGGGATAGCAGGGGATTTCCTCGGACTGCTCGCGCAGCACAATCTGCGGCCATTGAGCGCAGAGGCTTCTTCACGCGCGCCGGAGCAGACGCACTCCACGACTGTTTTCGCCTTCCGCTTTCGCGATGGCGTGCTGGTGGCGGGTGATCGACGGGCAACAGCGGGTAACATCATCGTGGCGGATGATGTGAACAAGATCATCGAGATCGACCGCTCTTCTGTGCTCGCCATTGCCGGTGTCCCTGCGATGGCGTTTGAGATGGCGCGGGCGATGCAGGTTTCATTCGCTTACTATCGTCGCAGCCAATTACAGCCACTGAGTTTGGAAGCGAAGGTGCGAGCTTTGGCGCGATTACTTCGTGAGAATTTACCCCTGACATTGCAAGGCGTGGGTGTGGTCGCGCCAGTGTTTGCTACGGTGGAGACGCAGGGAGATCGAATTGTTCCGCGAATTTATTTCTACGATCCCTTGGGCGCACAATTTGAAGCGGTGTCTTTTGCGGCATCCGGTTCGGGTTCAGGCACGGTGCGGAGTGTATTGAGTTTTCAGGAACGGTTCGGAGAGGTGAAACCCTCGACGATGACGCTGAAGCAGGCCATCCGTTTCGCGCACAACGTGCTGACGGTGGCGTCGGAATTTGATGCGGCTACGGGTGGTGTCGATCCGACACGGACGCTGTGGCCGATTCTAAAAGTGCTGGATGATAAGGGCGTGCGGGATGTGCAGAGCACCGAGCATCAGGCGGCGCAGAAGGAGGGGGCATGA
- a CDS encoding proteasome accessory factor PafA2 family protein yields the protein MNRIVGLETEYGCLLAESGVPAGLIGRVRNWLFENNRFGLPDLHQRDWDEPAGNGGFLFNGGRAYVDMGHFEYCTPECLTVRDVIKYDRAGDAMLNLALKELEMTELAGFVRNNVDHYSGATFGCHENYLVRRQAPLTEKNVLSLLAFLTVRLLMVGAGKVGASPGVEQGNAPFPTGRVPKFQISQRADYINNDLFEWVQFNRAIINTRDEPLADGRKYRRLHLLHGDTSVLPSTLALKVGTTALVLDLLEVDQLPEIALSDAVMTFHILSHDTEGPWLVHLNDGRQIDALELLDLYRRKAQSEFGGRDDETDDVLRLWQGTIERLCKKKEELVGVVDWVTKRWLFEQFVTEQNLDWDDPWLKSLDLEFHHISPGRSLALPLDKIEAGWTPGGDDVIHALQTAPNNTRAGLRSRLMQELSRRSLRYYVDWEVLDAAGAKTLELSNPFEVESPIAEQWLKSVDEPGDALSI from the coding sequence ATGAATCGCATTGTCGGACTTGAAACCGAGTATGGATGCCTGCTGGCTGAGAGCGGCGTGCCTGCAGGTTTGATTGGCCGCGTGCGCAACTGGCTCTTTGAGAACAACCGTTTCGGCCTGCCTGATTTGCATCAGCGCGATTGGGATGAGCCGGCGGGGAATGGCGGTTTCCTCTTCAATGGTGGCCGTGCGTATGTGGACATGGGCCACTTCGAGTATTGCACGCCCGAATGCCTGACGGTGCGTGATGTCATCAAGTATGATCGCGCAGGGGATGCGATGCTAAACCTGGCCTTGAAGGAGTTGGAGATGACGGAGTTGGCCGGTTTCGTACGGAACAATGTGGATCACTACTCCGGCGCGACGTTCGGTTGTCATGAGAATTATCTCGTGCGACGGCAGGCACCGTTGACGGAAAAGAATGTCCTCTCCCTCTTGGCATTTCTTACGGTGAGACTACTTATGGTTGGCGCGGGAAAGGTTGGTGCGTCACCGGGAGTAGAGCAGGGGAATGCGCCTTTCCCCACAGGTCGCGTGCCGAAATTTCAGATCAGCCAGCGTGCGGATTATATCAATAACGACTTGTTCGAGTGGGTGCAGTTCAATCGCGCCATCATCAATACACGTGATGAACCGCTGGCCGATGGGCGCAAGTATCGCCGCCTGCATCTGCTGCACGGTGATACTTCGGTGCTGCCTTCTACACTAGCGTTGAAAGTCGGCACCACGGCGCTCGTGCTGGATTTGCTGGAGGTGGATCAATTACCTGAGATCGCGTTGTCGGACGCGGTGATGACTTTCCATATCCTCTCACATGATACGGAAGGGCCATGGCTGGTGCATCTGAACGATGGACGGCAGATTGATGCGCTGGAGTTGCTAGACCTGTATCGGCGCAAAGCGCAGAGCGAATTTGGCGGTCGCGATGATGAGACGGATGATGTGCTAAGACTTTGGCAGGGAACGATCGAGCGTCTGTGCAAGAAGAAGGAAGAACTGGTTGGCGTAGTGGATTGGGTGACGAAGCGGTGGCTCTTTGAGCAGTTCGTTACAGAGCAGAATTTGGATTGGGATGATCCATGGCTGAAGTCATTGGACTTGGAGTTCCATCACATTTCACCCGGACGCAGCTTGGCGTTGCCGTTGGATAAGATTGAGGCGGGTTGGACACCTGGCGGCGATGACGTCATCCACGCGTTGCAAACAGCACCGAACAATACGCGGGCAGGATTGCGCTCTCGTCTGATGCAGGAGTTGAGCCGCAGGAGTCTGCGCTACTATGTGGATTGGGAAGTATTGGATGCGGCGGGAGCCAAGACGTTGGAATTATCCAATCCGTTCGAGGTGGAGTCGCCGATAGCGGAGCAGTGGTTAAAATCAGTGGATGAGCCGGGTGATGCACTATCGATTTGA
- a CDS encoding response regulator, producing MNFKKFFIPGQEKVHEVPEDELPPDRRKILVLDDDKDFIFLLKEYLVDQHFEVTAVENGVEGVKHVMATDFDIILCDMAMPKLPGDMFYLAVERTKPHLCKRFIFMTGHRGDAKIDEFIRRVKGLMLWKPFEFYMLTDAIKTVLKKNANAS from the coding sequence ATGAATTTCAAAAAGTTCTTTATTCCCGGTCAGGAAAAAGTTCATGAGGTGCCCGAGGATGAATTGCCGCCCGACAGACGGAAGATTCTCGTGCTGGATGACGACAAGGATTTCATTTTTCTCCTTAAAGAGTATCTGGTGGACCAGCACTTCGAGGTCACGGCGGTGGAGAACGGCGTGGAAGGAGTGAAGCATGTGATGGCGACGGATTTCGACATCATCCTGTGCGATATGGCCATGCCCAAGCTGCCAGGTGACATGTTCTACCTCGCGGTGGAGCGCACCAAGCCGCATCTCTGCAAACGCTTTATCTTCATGACGGGCCATCGCGGTGATGCAAAGATCGATGAATTCATCCGACGCGTGAAAGGATTGATGCTGTGGAAGCCGTTTGAGTTCTACATGCTTACGGATGCCATCAAGACGGTTCTGAAGAAGAATGCGAATGCCAGTTAA
- the cysK gene encoding cysteine synthase A, whose protein sequence is MGRIYNNIVETVGRTPLVRLNRIPASAGIDASTSILLKCEFFNPLGSVKDRIGMAMIEDAEKSGILKKDTVIIEPTSGNTGIALAFVAAAKGYKIILTMPETMSLERRTLLAMLGAKLVLTPGAEGMRGAINKAEQLAKETPNAWIPQQFENPSNPEIHKKTTAVEIWEDTDGKVDILVAAVGTGGTITGCCEVIKPKKPSFQAIAVEPKDSPVITQTLNGEAIKPGPHKIQGTGAGFVPKNLHLKDSTGNAQIVEAVQVTNDDAFAMARRLAKEEGILVGISTGANVWAALEVAKRPENKGKTIVTVACSTGERYLSTALAAEAKAEVGG, encoded by the coding sequence ATGGGACGCATCTATAACAATATCGTGGAGACGGTCGGGCGTACGCCGCTCGTTCGCCTGAATCGCATTCCGGCCAGCGCAGGCATCGACGCCAGTACGAGCATTCTTTTGAAGTGCGAGTTTTTCAATCCGCTGGGCAGCGTGAAGGATCGTATCGGTATGGCCATGATCGAGGACGCCGAGAAGAGCGGCATCTTGAAGAAAGACACGGTCATCATTGAGCCGACGAGCGGTAACACGGGTATTGCACTTGCGTTCGTGGCAGCGGCGAAGGGATACAAGATCATCCTCACCATGCCAGAGACGATGTCGTTGGAACGCCGCACCTTGCTGGCGATGCTTGGTGCGAAGCTCGTCCTGACGCCTGGCGCAGAAGGCATGCGCGGTGCGATCAACAAGGCTGAGCAATTGGCCAAGGAAACGCCGAATGCGTGGATTCCGCAGCAGTTCGAGAATCCCTCGAACCCGGAGATCCATAAGAAGACGACGGCGGTCGAGATCTGGGAAGACACAGATGGCAAGGTGGACATCTTGGTGGCCGCAGTCGGCACGGGTGGCACGATCACGGGTTGCTGCGAAGTGATCAAACCGAAGAAGCCATCCTTCCAAGCCATAGCGGTGGAGCCGAAGGATTCTCCGGTCATCACGCAAACGCTCAATGGCGAAGCCATTAAACCCGGACCACATAAGATCCAAGGCACGGGTGCGGGCTTTGTGCCGAAGAACCTGCATCTGAAGGATTCGACCGGCAATGCGCAGATCGTGGAAGCGGTGCAGGTGACGAATGATGACGCGTTTGCCATGGCGCGCCGTCTGGCGAAGGAAGAGGGCATCCTCGTCGGCATCTCCACGGGCGCGAATGTCTGGGCGGCTTTGGAAGTTGCCAAGCGTCCTGAGAACAAGGGCAAAACCATCGTCACTGTGGCTTGCTCCACGGGTGAGCGCTATCTGAGCACGGCCTTGGCGGCCGAGGCGAAGGCGGAAGTGGGAGGCTAA
- the ndk gene encoding nucleoside-diphosphate kinase produces MELTVILLKPDCVQRNLIGEVIGRFEKSGLKVRACKMMQLTDSLLKDHYSHLADKPFFPEIAGFMKSAPVVAMILEGENVIVKVRDMVGPTDSTKAPKGSIRGDLGKTKMENIVHASDTPENAAAEVKRFFKQEEIF; encoded by the coding sequence ATGGAATTGACTGTGATTTTGTTGAAGCCTGACTGCGTACAGCGGAACCTGATCGGTGAGGTGATCGGCCGCTTTGAGAAGAGCGGGCTGAAGGTGCGTGCTTGCAAGATGATGCAACTGACGGATTCGTTGCTGAAGGACCACTATTCCCATCTGGCGGACAAGCCGTTCTTCCCGGAGATCGCTGGCTTCATGAAGTCGGCCCCCGTGGTCGCGATGATCTTGGAAGGCGAGAATGTCATTGTGAAGGTGCGTGACATGGTCGGCCCGACGGACTCCACAAAGGCACCGAAGGGCAGCATCCGTGGTGATCTTGGCAAGACGAAGATGGAGAACATCGTCCACGCTTCGGATACACCAGAGAATGCGGCTGCGGAAGTGAAGCGCTTCTTCAAACAGGAAGAGATTTTCTAA
- a CDS encoding VCBS domain-containing protein, with the protein MRIRHLFPVLGLVTLLGVVPSGHSRVPVATNDTYSIANDLTLNVSAPGVLVNDFDSNGHAKTVVALESKTFTFNGITFDQALTPNVYLTLTAGTYSNATVTAEPNETATEVAGFPDSAVGFQGLLSIGHQFRDESTFFGTKALNLPRGNAGTTERSGFELSWASGVMLTNLSGDDFVVFEAGGVNAPEAFMVQVHNSVDDVWTPWVYIGSQSSAPYDGGSSILHATKFNLDTFGIPANGRVDRIRLVNITSADRMQSAGEGIVLPGDNGATSAIVPDPPGSATAYTGGSLDPDIVYVGVLHILGATIPAYSATSELGATVVVNSDGSFSYDPSASSALQALAPGETLEDTFYYLVTDGNSGHAKGLVTVTVSGAASTRPALTITLSGSDVILRWPNTTGYYLESTLSLSEPAWEGVEAVPEEDGDDLTLTLNASIGNAFFRLAYEAP; encoded by the coding sequence ATGCGCATACGTCATCTCTTTCCCGTATTGGGGCTGGTCACTCTTTTGGGCGTAGTTCCCAGTGGTCATAGCCGGGTTCCAGTCGCCACCAACGACACCTATTCTATAGCGAATGATTTGACGTTGAACGTTTCGGCTCCAGGTGTGCTGGTCAATGATTTTGACAGCAACGGTCACGCGAAGACTGTAGTGGCGCTGGAATCCAAGACGTTCACTTTCAATGGTATCACCTTTGATCAGGCGTTGACCCCCAATGTCTATCTAACACTGACAGCCGGTACCTATAGCAATGCGACGGTGACTGCGGAACCGAATGAGACAGCGACCGAAGTCGCTGGCTTCCCGGATTCTGCCGTTGGTTTCCAGGGATTGTTGTCAATCGGACATCAGTTCCGCGATGAATCGACTTTCTTCGGCACGAAAGCATTGAACCTTCCCCGGGGAAACGCAGGCACCACCGAGCGAAGCGGTTTTGAGTTGAGCTGGGCCTCGGGCGTGATGCTGACCAATCTTTCCGGGGATGATTTTGTGGTCTTTGAAGCGGGTGGTGTGAATGCGCCGGAAGCATTTATGGTTCAGGTACATAATTCCGTCGATGACGTCTGGACACCGTGGGTTTATATCGGTTCTCAATCTTCGGCTCCCTACGACGGCGGCAGCTCCATCCTTCACGCCACCAAGTTCAATCTGGATACTTTCGGTATTCCGGCGAATGGCCGCGTTGACCGCATCCGGCTCGTGAACATCACCAGCGCGGATCGCATGCAGAGTGCTGGCGAAGGAATAGTATTGCCGGGAGATAACGGTGCCACCAGTGCCATCGTCCCCGATCCTCCTGGATCGGCGACAGCTTATACAGGTGGTTCACTCGATCCAGATATTGTTTACGTCGGCGTGCTTCACATCTTGGGTGCGACCATACCCGCTTACTCTGCTACGAGCGAGCTGGGAGCCACCGTGGTGGTGAATTCAGATGGCAGTTTTAGCTATGATCCTTCGGCTTCCAGCGCTTTGCAGGCTCTGGCTCCGGGCGAAACTTTGGAAGATACTTTCTACTACCTGGTCACGGACGGAAACTCGGGTCATGCCAAGGGCTTGGTCACAGTCACGGTTTCTGGTGCGGCCAGCACGCGTCCGGCGCTGACCATCACCCTGTCAGGCAGCGATGTGATTCTCCGCTGGCCAAACACGACGGGTTACTACTTGGAATCGACTCTTTCCCTGAGTGAACCCGCCTGGGAGGGAGTGGAAGCTGTGCCGGAAGAAGATGGTGACGATCTGACGCTGACATTGAATGCCAGCATAGGGAACGCCTTCTTCCGACTGGCCTACGAGGCTCCTTAA
- the thiH gene encoding 2-iminoacetate synthase ThiH — translation MSFVNEFNALPFPALLDVAQTAGRERVQQVLQRSPASLADFAALLSPAAGQSLEELGRRSQMMTKQRYGRVIRLFAPLYLSNECINNCKYCGFSRDNPILRVTLSVDEVLHEAHALREQGFRNVLVVAGEHPKFVSNGYLADCTRALHEVLPSVSLEVGPMETEEYRPIVEAGADGLVVYQETYDRGLYAEMHTAGPKRNFDWRLETPERAYTAGFRRLGIGALYGLADWRYEAISVAAHAQYLLRHCWKSQVTISLPRLRPCAGEFQPLTHLGDRELAQLICAFRLFLPDVGLVLSTREPARLRNGLIPLGITMISAGSHTEPGGYTGAGKDRIHRTEKGRIVELAVGASEWSAPADRSTNATGQFDIADERSPQEMAEVLRRLGYEPVWKDWDAALTA, via the coding sequence ATGTCGTTCGTGAATGAATTCAATGCGCTTCCGTTCCCGGCCTTGTTAGACGTGGCCCAGACGGCGGGGCGCGAGCGCGTGCAGCAGGTATTGCAAAGGTCACCTGCGAGTCTCGCGGATTTTGCGGCTTTGCTGTCGCCTGCTGCCGGTCAATCCTTGGAAGAGTTGGGCCGCCGTTCTCAGATGATGACGAAACAGCGTTATGGCCGTGTCATCCGTTTATTCGCGCCGCTCTACCTTTCCAACGAATGCATCAATAACTGCAAGTACTGTGGTTTCTCCCGAGACAATCCCATCTTGCGCGTCACGCTTTCCGTGGATGAGGTATTACATGAAGCCCATGCTCTGAGAGAACAAGGCTTCCGTAATGTGCTGGTGGTGGCGGGAGAGCATCCCAAATTTGTCTCCAACGGTTACTTGGCAGATTGCACCCGCGCGCTTCATGAAGTGCTGCCGAGCGTCTCGCTGGAAGTCGGCCCGATGGAGACAGAAGAATATCGGCCAATCGTGGAAGCGGGTGCGGACGGCTTGGTCGTGTATCAGGAGACTTATGACCGCGGGCTTTATGCCGAGATGCATACGGCTGGACCGAAACGCAATTTTGACTGGCGCTTGGAAACGCCTGAGCGTGCTTACACTGCCGGGTTCCGTCGTTTGGGCATCGGCGCGTTGTATGGTCTGGCGGATTGGCGTTATGAAGCCATTTCTGTGGCTGCTCATGCGCAATATCTCCTGCGTCATTGCTGGAAATCTCAGGTGACTATCTCGTTACCACGCTTGCGTCCTTGCGCTGGTGAGTTTCAACCGCTGACTCATTTGGGCGATCGTGAACTCGCACAATTGATCTGCGCGTTCCGTTTATTCCTGCCGGATGTAGGTTTGGTGCTGTCCACGCGTGAACCGGCGCGATTGCGCAATGGTTTAATACCGCTGGGCATCACGATGATCAGTGCGGGCAGCCACACAGAGCCGGGCGGCTATACAGGGGCGGGCAAGGATCGTATACATCGTACGGAGAAGGGGCGGATCGTAGAGCTGGCGGTAGGGGCGAGCGAATGGTCTGCACCGGCAGATCGCAGCACGAATGCGACTGGACAATTCGACATCGCGGATGAACGCTCACCGCAGGAGATGGCGGAAGTGTTGCGCCGCCTTGGCTATGAGCCGGTATGGAAAGACTGGGATGCCGCCTTGACGGCGTGA
- the thiS gene encoding sulfur carrier protein ThiS has protein sequence MDNIVTANGRELPLERPCSLTDFLTRQQLLPKSVVVELNGEAVPPSEFGARMVKPGDRLEIVRIVAGG, from the coding sequence ATGGATAATATTGTGACCGCCAATGGACGTGAATTGCCGCTGGAGCGACCGTGCTCATTGACGGACTTCCTTACGCGCCAGCAGTTGCTGCCCAAGAGTGTGGTGGTGGAGCTAAATGGTGAGGCTGTGCCGCCCTCCGAGTTCGGCGCGCGCATGGTAAAGCCCGGGGATAGGCTGGAGATAGTCCGCATAGTGGCGGGAGGATGA
- a CDS encoding mechanosensitive ion channel family protein has product MKLKFETVYRGFLGLCLLMLLWSFYASAQTNTNSPAATNGLFVTNAIIYTNVDGSTVTNYVKEPVEKNKDEWAEITKDFQVTFGLDQYPILQKETLGNPRWKYIASLIYIFLAFYISKFLDFLVGVWLKQWAKRTKTQFDDLLLELLQGPVKVVSFVIFLHIGLSVFEWPDYMEKIMSKGLLIVVAISLTYMVMKFVDLLLGYWKQKNQNESDRTFDDQLYPIIRKSLKVFIVVVAVLVTSSNLGVNITAAIASLSIGGLAIGLAAQDTLANLFGAVAVFLDKPFRIGDRIQLDAVDGTVETIGLRSTRVRNLDGFLVTVPNKTMGNATITNVTRRTNIKTVMSIGLTYDTPYERVKKAAEILKEVYTGHQKTQDVWVSFNKFGASSLDITVIHWWNDTDYKAYLAGMQEMNLEIKRRFDDQSLNFAFPTQTLYLKQDSGWKLTGEMPEEKPMEVDKKPNPIG; this is encoded by the coding sequence ATGAAGTTGAAGTTTGAGACAGTTTATCGCGGATTCCTCGGATTGTGTCTGTTGATGTTGTTGTGGTCGTTTTATGCGAGCGCGCAGACGAATACGAATTCACCGGCGGCGACCAATGGACTGTTCGTGACCAATGCCATCATCTACACGAACGTGGATGGCTCGACCGTGACGAACTATGTCAAGGAACCGGTTGAGAAGAATAAAGATGAGTGGGCGGAGATAACCAAGGATTTTCAGGTCACTTTCGGGCTGGACCAGTATCCCATTTTGCAAAAGGAGACGCTGGGAAATCCGCGGTGGAAATACATTGCTTCACTGATCTATATCTTTCTGGCGTTCTACATATCCAAGTTTTTGGATTTCCTGGTGGGTGTGTGGCTCAAGCAATGGGCCAAAAGAACCAAGACGCAGTTCGATGACCTGCTGCTGGAATTGCTGCAGGGACCGGTCAAGGTGGTCAGTTTCGTCATTTTCCTGCACATCGGTCTCAGTGTTTTCGAGTGGCCGGATTACATGGAGAAGATCATGTCCAAGGGGCTGCTCATTGTAGTGGCCATCTCGCTGACGTACATGGTCATGAAGTTTGTGGATCTGCTGCTGGGTTATTGGAAGCAGAAGAATCAGAACGAGTCTGACCGGACGTTCGATGACCAGCTTTACCCGATCATCCGGAAGTCGTTGAAGGTATTCATCGTCGTGGTGGCCGTGTTGGTCACATCCTCGAATCTTGGGGTGAACATCACGGCAGCCATCGCGTCACTGTCCATCGGCGGTCTGGCAATCGGCCTGGCGGCGCAAGACACCTTGGCGAATCTCTTCGGAGCGGTGGCTGTGTTCTTGGACAAGCCGTTCCGTATCGGCGATCGCATCCAGCTCGATGCGGTGGATGGCACGGTGGAAACCATCGGCCTGCGCAGCACGCGGGTGCGCAACCTGGACGGTTTTCTGGTCACGGTACCGAACAAGACGATGGGTAATGCCACAATCACCAACGTCACACGGCGAACGAATATAAAGACGGTGATGAGCATCGGATTGACTTATGACACGCCGTACGAGCGGGTCAAAAAAGCGGCGGAGATTCTGAAAGAGGTCTATACGGGGCATCAGAAGACTCAGGATGTGTGGGTCAGCTTCAACAAGTTTGGAGCCTCTTCGCTGGATATCACGGTCATTCACTGGTGGAATGATACTGACTACAAAGCCTATCTGGCCGGGATGCAGGAGATGAATCTGGAGATAAAAAGGCGCTTTGACGACCAGAGCCTGAACTTTGCCTTTCCGACGCAGACTTTGTACCTCAAGCAGGATTCCGGTTGGAAGCTGACCGGGGAAATGCCGGAGGAAAAGCCGATGGAGGTCGATAAAAAACCGAATCCGATTGGCTAA